The following proteins are co-located in the Doryrhamphus excisus isolate RoL2022-K1 chromosome 3, RoL_Dexc_1.0, whole genome shotgun sequence genome:
- the LOC131125957 gene encoding arfaptin-1-like isoform X3 — protein sequence MMTEMMDPPPDVMGISEENMEVNSNCNQNTNDDATSCPAEATTKEVNSNCNHNTSNDITSCPAEATAKEVTMETEKSCATPQKSKTVVVHGNNKNMAGEKLQMVRRWSLNTYKRTRQALSEKLGRGSHTVDLDLKPRMELLKDDRQRYDHVTKLAQTLANQLAQLIATQKTLGDAFAEMSLKTPSLYVEFGINAEAQKFLSKDGESVVAAFNSFTSDMNTLVNKTIEDTMINVKQYEAVRIQYDAYRVDLEELNLGRRDATTLPKLEQAQKDFQSQRGRYEHIRDDLGVKLKLLEENKVKVLHNNLWLLHSAVAAHASSCDKFLQQNIQQAGEHLNNPSVSALSWLEDC from the exons ATGATGACAGAGATGATGGATCCACCACCAGATGTCATGGGCATATCAGAGGAGAACATG GAAGTGAACAGCAACTGTAACCAGAACACCAATGatgacgccacttcctgtccagctgAAGCCACCACGAAG gaagtgaacagcaACTGTAACCACAACACTAgcaatgacatcacttcctgtccagctgAAGCCACAGCAAAGGAAGTCACAATGGAAACTGAGAAGAGTTGTG CAACACCACAAAAGAGCAAGACAGTGGTTGTCCacggcaacaacaaaaacatggccGGTGAGAAGCTGCAGATGGTCCGCAGGTGGAGTCTCAACACTTACAAG CGCACCAGGCAGGCTCTGTCAGAGAAACTGGGCCGGGGATCTCACACAGTAGACCTGGACTTGAAGCCCCGCATGGAGCTGCTTAAAGATGACCGCCAGCGCTATGATCACGTCACCAAGTTGGCGCAGACACTGGCCAATCAGCTGGCTCAGCTGATCGCCACCCAGAAGACCTTGGGGGACGCCTTTGCGGAAATGAGTCTCAAAACACCCTCGCTATAT GTGGAGTTTGGCATCAACGCAGAGGCTCAAAAGTTCCTGTCCAAGGACGGTGAGAGTGTAGTGGCGGCCTTCAACTCCTTCACATCTGACATGAACACACTGGTCAACAAGACCATTGAGGACACCATGATCAACGTCAAGCAGTATGAGGCCGTCAG GATTCAGTACGACGCATACCGCGTGGACCTGGAGGAGCTCAACCTGGGTCGACGTGACGCCACTACCCTTCCCAAACTTGAGCAGGCTCAGAAAGACTTCCAGAGCCAGAGGGGACGCTACGAGCACATCAGGGACGATCTGGGCGTCAAGCTTAAGCTGCTGGAGGAAAACAAG GTCAAAGTGTTGCACAACAACCTGTGGCTGCTCCACAGCGCCGTGGCCGCTCATGCTTCATCATGTGACAAATTCCTGCAGCAAAACATCCAGCAGGCCGGCGAACACCTCAACAACCCCAGCGTGAGCGCCCTCTCCTGGCTGGAGGACTGCTGA
- the LOC131125957 gene encoding arfaptin-1-like isoform X2, whose amino-acid sequence MMTEMMDPPPDVMGISEENMEVNSNCNQNTNDDTTSCPAEAATKEVNSNCNHNTSNDITSCPAEATAKEVTMETEKSCATPQKSKTVVVHGNNKNMAGEKLQMVRRWSLNTYKRTRQALSEKLGRGSHTVDLDLKPRMELLKDDRQRYDHVTKLAQTLANQLAQLIATQKTLGDAFAEMSLKTPSLYVEFGINAEAQKFLSKDGESVVAAFNSFTSDMNTLVNKTIEDTMINVKQYEAVRIQYDAYRVDLEELNLGRRDATTLPKLEQAQKDFQSQRGRYEHIRDDLGVKLKLLEENKVKVLHNNLWLLHSAVAAHASSCDKFLQQNIQQAGEHLNNPSVSALSWLEDC is encoded by the exons ATGATGACAGAGATGATGGATCCACCACCAGATGTCATGGGCATATCAGAGGAGAACATG gaagtgaacagcaACTGTAACCAGAACACCAATGatgacaccacttcctgtccagctgAAGCCGCCACGAAG gaagtgaacagcaACTGTAACCACAACACTAgcaatgacatcacttcctgtccagctgAAGCCACAGCAAAGGAAGTCACAATGGAAACTGAGAAGAGTTGTG CAACACCACAAAAGAGCAAGACAGTGGTTGTCCacggcaacaacaaaaacatggccGGTGAGAAGCTGCAGATGGTCCGCAGGTGGAGTCTCAACACTTACAAG CGCACCAGGCAGGCTCTGTCAGAGAAACTGGGCCGGGGATCTCACACAGTAGACCTGGACTTGAAGCCCCGCATGGAGCTGCTTAAAGATGACCGCCAGCGCTATGATCACGTCACCAAGTTGGCGCAGACACTGGCCAATCAGCTGGCTCAGCTGATCGCCACCCAGAAGACCTTGGGGGACGCCTTTGCGGAAATGAGTCTCAAAACACCCTCGCTATAT GTGGAGTTTGGCATCAACGCAGAGGCTCAAAAGTTCCTGTCCAAGGACGGTGAGAGTGTAGTGGCGGCCTTCAACTCCTTCACATCTGACATGAACACACTGGTCAACAAGACCATTGAGGACACCATGATCAACGTCAAGCAGTATGAGGCCGTCAG GATTCAGTACGACGCATACCGCGTGGACCTGGAGGAGCTCAACCTGGGTCGACGTGACGCCACTACCCTTCCCAAACTTGAGCAGGCTCAGAAAGACTTCCAGAGCCAGAGGGGACGCTACGAGCACATCAGGGACGATCTGGGCGTCAAGCTTAAGCTGCTGGAGGAAAACAAG GTCAAAGTGTTGCACAACAACCTGTGGCTGCTCCACAGCGCCGTGGCCGCTCATGCTTCATCATGTGACAAATTCCTGCAGCAAAACATCCAGCAGGCCGGCGAACACCTCAACAACCCCAGCGTGAGCGCCCTCTCCTGGCTGGAGGACTGCTGA
- the LOC131125957 gene encoding arfaptin-1-like isoform X1, producing the protein MMTEMMDPPPDVMGISEENMEVNSNCNQNTNDDATSCPAEATTKEVNSNCNQNTNDDTTSCPAEAATKEVNSNCNHNTSNDITSCPAEATAKEVTMETEKSCATPQKSKTVVVHGNNKNMAGEKLQMVRRWSLNTYKRTRQALSEKLGRGSHTVDLDLKPRMELLKDDRQRYDHVTKLAQTLANQLAQLIATQKTLGDAFAEMSLKTPSLYVEFGINAEAQKFLSKDGESVVAAFNSFTSDMNTLVNKTIEDTMINVKQYEAVRIQYDAYRVDLEELNLGRRDATTLPKLEQAQKDFQSQRGRYEHIRDDLGVKLKLLEENKVKVLHNNLWLLHSAVAAHASSCDKFLQQNIQQAGEHLNNPSVSALSWLEDC; encoded by the exons ATGATGACAGAGATGATGGATCCACCACCAGATGTCATGGGCATATCAGAGGAGAACATG GAAGTGAACAGCAACTGTAACCAGAACACCAATGatgacgccacttcctgtccagctgAAGCCACCACGAAG gaagtgaacagcaACTGTAACCAGAACACCAATGatgacaccacttcctgtccagctgAAGCCGCCACGAAG gaagtgaacagcaACTGTAACCACAACACTAgcaatgacatcacttcctgtccagctgAAGCCACAGCAAAGGAAGTCACAATGGAAACTGAGAAGAGTTGTG CAACACCACAAAAGAGCAAGACAGTGGTTGTCCacggcaacaacaaaaacatggccGGTGAGAAGCTGCAGATGGTCCGCAGGTGGAGTCTCAACACTTACAAG CGCACCAGGCAGGCTCTGTCAGAGAAACTGGGCCGGGGATCTCACACAGTAGACCTGGACTTGAAGCCCCGCATGGAGCTGCTTAAAGATGACCGCCAGCGCTATGATCACGTCACCAAGTTGGCGCAGACACTGGCCAATCAGCTGGCTCAGCTGATCGCCACCCAGAAGACCTTGGGGGACGCCTTTGCGGAAATGAGTCTCAAAACACCCTCGCTATAT GTGGAGTTTGGCATCAACGCAGAGGCTCAAAAGTTCCTGTCCAAGGACGGTGAGAGTGTAGTGGCGGCCTTCAACTCCTTCACATCTGACATGAACACACTGGTCAACAAGACCATTGAGGACACCATGATCAACGTCAAGCAGTATGAGGCCGTCAG GATTCAGTACGACGCATACCGCGTGGACCTGGAGGAGCTCAACCTGGGTCGACGTGACGCCACTACCCTTCCCAAACTTGAGCAGGCTCAGAAAGACTTCCAGAGCCAGAGGGGACGCTACGAGCACATCAGGGACGATCTGGGCGTCAAGCTTAAGCTGCTGGAGGAAAACAAG GTCAAAGTGTTGCACAACAACCTGTGGCTGCTCCACAGCGCCGTGGCCGCTCATGCTTCATCATGTGACAAATTCCTGCAGCAAAACATCCAGCAGGCCGGCGAACACCTCAACAACCCCAGCGTGAGCGCCCTCTCCTGGCTGGAGGACTGCTGA